One Carassius auratus strain Wakin chromosome 3, ASM336829v1, whole genome shotgun sequence genomic region harbors:
- the LOC113048737 gene encoding cdc42 effector protein 1-like, translated as MSLGKLPAIKGLVSTSQGKRRFKSDLSVDMISPPLGDFRHTMHVGRGGDVFGDTSFLSNYGGSSNSDAIRYPDSPSGSKPTRFLSRTLQHVRKTPMPRLRGGSRDFSSPPPPISPIIKNAISLPQLNMNDVGLMRALLPTSTSSPDEPLCSYGLRSGFVTLPRSSRLDQSFAETSELLSSDSRRSSLPENSEVSMTQSDSLSSFTVDLGPSLMSEVLELIDSSCCLIRSHRDQEEEEEEEQQSSVFEMDHECQTTPIAADVTIEPRRFQQAASVLARHFGGGRPEEEHQRPSSFRHTRTPYSFTETEDEIKV; from the exons ATGAGTCTGGGAAAGCTGCCGGCGATCAAGGGCCTGGTGTCCACGTCTCAGGGCAAACGGCGGTTTAAGAGCGACCTGTCGGTGGACATGATCAGTCCGCCGCTCGGAGACTTCCGCCACACCATGCACGTGGGCCGCGGCGGGGACGTCTTCGGTGACACTTCATTTCTGAGTAACTACGGCGGATCAAGTAACAGTGATGCGATACGGTACCCGGATTCGCCCTCCGGCTCCAAACCAACGCGCTTTTTATCGCGAACCCTGCAGCATGTGAGAAAGACTCCTATGCCCCGGCTGAGAGGAGGGTCACGTGACTTCTCGTCCCCTCCGCCGCCCATCTCACCCATCATTAAAAATGCCATCTCTCTGCCTCAGCTGAACATGAACGACGTCGGCCTGATGAGGGCGCTGCTGCCCACCTCCACCAGCTCACCGGACGAACCGCTCTGCTCCTACG GTCTTCGTTCTGGTTTCGTCACACTGCCTCGTTCATCTCGTCTTGACCAGAGCTTTGCAGAAACGTCTGAGTTGCTCAGCTCAGATAGTCGACGGAGTTCCTTACCTGAGAACAGCGAGGTCTCAATGACACAATCTGATTcgctctcgtccttcacggtggACCTCGGCCCCTCCCTCATGAGTGAGGTGTTGGAGTTGATTGACAGCTCATGCTGCCTCATTAGGAGCCATCGAgatcaggaggaggaggaggaagaagagcaGCAGAGCTCTGTGTTTGAGATGGATCATGAATGTCAGACAACTCCGATCGCAGCAGACGTCACCATCGAGCCCAGGAGGTTTCAGCAGGCTGCTAGCGTGCTAGCACGTCACTTTGGAGGAGGAAGACCTGAAGAGGAGCATCAGAGACCGTCCTCTTTCAGACACACAAGGACGCCATACAGCTTCACTGAGACAGAGGATGAAATCAAAGTATGA